The following proteins come from a genomic window of Streptomyces sp. GS7:
- a CDS encoding alpha/beta fold hydrolase, whose amino-acid sequence MPCLDVNDTTLHYEDEGTGPALLFVHGWGTSGRTWGAQLPEFAGDHRVVTVDWRGCGRSARPARGNTIAGVASDLVVLIGALRLERPVVVGSSVGGAFAIELGVRRPELIGGVVPVGAPGYWPSARQQAQLVADLRRDRAGTVAGWVPGWYAPGTAPALIDWTVRQILDSGVYIDEHQATAGDYDPRPTLPGLKVPIHYLHGELDSAIPLEVPRTCAALTPGADVSVIPGAGHMPHQERPAAFNAALRTALNGMAPAARTTA is encoded by the coding sequence ATGCCCTGTCTGGACGTCAACGACACCACGCTCCACTACGAGGACGAGGGGACCGGCCCGGCGCTGCTGTTCGTGCACGGCTGGGGGACCAGCGGGCGCACCTGGGGCGCGCAGCTGCCCGAGTTCGCCGGTGACCACCGGGTGGTCACCGTGGACTGGCGGGGCTGCGGGCGGTCGGCCCGGCCGGCCCGCGGCAACACCATCGCCGGGGTGGCCAGCGACCTGGTAGTGCTGATCGGCGCACTGCGGCTGGAGCGTCCGGTGGTCGTCGGCTCGTCGGTCGGCGGCGCCTTCGCCATCGAACTGGGGGTGCGACGCCCGGAGTTGATCGGCGGCGTGGTCCCGGTGGGTGCGCCGGGTTACTGGCCCTCGGCCCGGCAGCAGGCGCAGCTGGTGGCCGATCTGCGCCGCGACCGGGCCGGTACGGTCGCCGGCTGGGTGCCGGGGTGGTACGCGCCGGGCACCGCGCCCGCGCTCATCGACTGGACGGTCCGTCAGATCCTGGACTCCGGCGTCTACATCGACGAGCACCAGGCCACCGCCGGCGACTACGACCCGCGCCCGACCCTGCCCGGGCTGAAGGTGCCGATCCACTACCTCCACGGCGAGCTGGACTCCGCGATCCCGCTGGAGGTGCCCCGGACCTGTGCCGCGCTCACACCCGGCGCCGATGTCTCGGTCATCCCCGGCGCCGGCCACATGCCGCACCAGGAACGCCCCGCCGCCTTCAACGCCGCGCTGCGCACCGCACTCAACGGGATGGCGCCCGCCGCCCGCACCACCGCCTGA
- a CDS encoding LysR family transcriptional regulator has product MEIRQLRYFLTVAEELHFGRAAERLHIVQSAVSQQLRRLERELGTELFTRSTRTVRLTEAGSRLLPYAREMLTLQARAREALDELRAEQAATVRLGTSSGLGARLDAVLAAFARLADHAQLELVSGSTEERLRQVRSGELDATLLRGERDDAGLEFLPLWQDALMAALPARHELAAHETVELARLAGLPLRLSPHSRNPALHDLVMRSCRQAGYEPVAGPEFTNAQDTLAAIGYGKPSWTVFYAPHAVQLPVPGVVFRPLCDPVPRMRSYLAVRPDPPGAGLRALIEACHAAAEAGPGQPG; this is encoded by the coding sequence ATGGAGATCCGTCAGCTGCGCTACTTCCTCACCGTGGCGGAGGAACTGCACTTCGGCCGCGCCGCCGAGCGGCTGCACATCGTGCAGTCCGCGGTGAGCCAGCAACTCCGCCGGCTGGAGCGCGAACTGGGCACCGAGCTGTTCACCCGCTCCACCCGCACCGTCCGGCTCACCGAGGCCGGCAGCCGGCTGCTCCCGTACGCCAGGGAGATGCTCACCCTCCAGGCGCGCGCCCGGGAAGCCCTCGACGAGCTGCGCGCCGAACAGGCCGCGACGGTGCGTCTGGGCACCAGCTCCGGCCTCGGCGCGCGGCTGGACGCGGTACTCGCCGCCTTCGCCCGGCTCGCCGACCACGCCCAGCTGGAACTCGTCTCCGGCAGCACCGAGGAACGCCTCCGGCAGGTGCGCTCCGGTGAGCTGGACGCGACCCTGCTGCGCGGCGAACGGGACGATGCCGGGCTGGAGTTCCTGCCGCTGTGGCAGGACGCGCTGATGGCGGCGCTGCCCGCCCGCCACGAACTCGCCGCACACGAGACCGTCGAGCTGGCCCGGCTCGCCGGGCTGCCGCTGCGGCTGTCGCCGCACTCCCGCAACCCCGCCCTGCACGACCTGGTCATGCGCTCCTGCCGGCAGGCCGGCTACGAGCCCGTGGCGGGGCCGGAGTTCACCAACGCCCAGGACACCCTGGCCGCGATCGGGTACGGCAAGCCGTCCTGGACGGTGTTCTACGCCCCGCACGCCGTTCAACTGCCGGTGCCCGGCGTGGTGTTCCGCCCGCTGTGCGATCCCGTCCCCAGGATGCGGAGCTATCTCGCGGTACGGCCCGACCCGCCGGGGGCAGGACTGCGCGCGCTGATCGAGGCGTGCCACGCCGCCGCGGAGGCGGGCCCGGGGCAGCCGGGCTGA
- a CDS encoding response regulator gives MIDVLVVDDDFRVAEINAAYVTQVPGFRVAGRAHTAAQALATLERTPVDLVLLDHYLPDETGLALVRRLRQLGHHTDVIMVTAARDVATVQAAMRYGALQYLVKPFGFSGLRAKLDGYAALRRTVEGVSGDGEAGQEQVDRIFAALRTPGSPHSELPKGHSAATVDLIRRILDEAGLPLSAQDVAERAGVSRSTAQRYLKHLERTGRIRLTLKYGDTGRPEHLYARSRAG, from the coding sequence ATGATCGATGTCCTTGTCGTGGACGACGACTTCCGCGTCGCGGAGATCAATGCCGCGTATGTGACCCAGGTGCCCGGCTTCCGCGTCGCCGGCCGGGCCCATACGGCGGCCCAGGCGCTCGCCACGTTGGAGCGCACCCCGGTCGATCTGGTGCTGCTCGACCACTACTTGCCGGACGAGACGGGTCTGGCCCTGGTGCGGCGGCTGCGGCAGCTGGGCCACCACACCGACGTGATCATGGTGACCGCGGCCCGCGACGTGGCCACCGTGCAGGCCGCGATGCGGTACGGCGCACTGCAATACCTGGTCAAGCCCTTCGGGTTCTCGGGGCTGCGCGCCAAACTGGACGGCTATGCCGCGCTGCGCCGCACCGTCGAGGGCGTGAGCGGTGACGGCGAGGCCGGGCAGGAACAGGTGGACCGGATCTTCGCGGCCCTGCGGACCCCCGGGTCCCCGCACTCCGAGCTGCCCAAGGGCCACTCCGCGGCGACCGTCGACCTGATCCGCCGGATCCTGGACGAGGCCGGGCTCCCGCTCTCCGCCCAGGACGTCGCCGAGCGCGCCGGGGTCAGCCGCTCCACCGCCCAGCGCTACCTCAAGCACCTGGAACGCACCGGCCGCATCCGGCTGACCCTCAAGTACGGCGACACCGGGCGGCCCGAGCACCTGTATGCCCGGTCGCGGGCCGGCTGA
- a CDS encoding sensor histidine kinase, translating into MRIHWPRRVFAQVLITQLAITTGVMVLATGLFLAPFSHVLDDQAMRRAQAIAQTAAADPELARNLVASAPAPHGPVQSTAERIRRSTGALYVVVMDTHGVRWSHTNTAEIGHHVSTDPSRTLAGREVRQIDTGTLGRSARAKVPLRDAGGRIVGAVSVGIAYDSVHGLLLGTIPGLLRYAGVALAVGVLAAVGVARSLRRRTHGVATADISALLAEREAMLHGIREGVVAFDRKGRIRLVNDEAGRLLGLDAGTAGRALDEVLPPGRTTDVLAGRVDGSDLLAVSGGRVLVANRVPTRDGGAVVTLRDRTELELLGRELDSTQGLLDALRAQDHEHANQLHTLRGLLELGRYDTAVEFVAEVASEHRASAEQIAERVHDPLLSALLVGKAAIAAERGVALRISPATLLPDAVVDPRDLVTVLGNLIDNALDATAERRCAEPFIEVELRPEGTTAVLRVSDTGPGVPPDRRERIFAEGWSTKSATVSSRGRGIGLALVRRLSERYGGMARVTARAGGGAVFTVVLPEALAPERLTREHAPSPAASRQLTATGESP; encoded by the coding sequence ATGCGGATCCACTGGCCCCGTCGCGTCTTCGCACAGGTCCTGATCACGCAACTGGCCATCACGACGGGGGTGATGGTGCTGGCCACCGGCCTGTTCCTCGCCCCGTTCAGCCATGTACTGGACGACCAGGCGATGCGCCGGGCGCAGGCCATCGCCCAGACCGCCGCCGCGGACCCGGAACTGGCCCGCAACCTGGTCGCCTCCGCACCGGCGCCGCACGGCCCGGTGCAGTCCACCGCGGAACGGATCCGCCGGTCCACCGGGGCGCTGTACGTCGTGGTGATGGACACCCACGGGGTGCGCTGGTCGCACACCAACACCGCCGAGATCGGCCACCACGTCTCCACCGACCCCAGCCGGACCCTGGCCGGCCGCGAGGTCCGCCAGATCGACACCGGCACGCTGGGCCGCTCGGCGCGCGCGAAGGTGCCGCTGCGCGACGCCGGCGGCCGGATCGTCGGCGCGGTCTCGGTCGGGATCGCCTACGACAGCGTGCACGGGCTGCTGCTGGGCACCATCCCCGGGCTGCTGCGCTACGCGGGAGTCGCGCTCGCGGTCGGCGTGCTGGCCGCGGTGGGGGTCGCCCGCAGTCTGCGCCGCCGTACGCACGGGGTCGCCACCGCCGACATCTCCGCGCTGCTGGCCGAGCGCGAGGCGATGCTGCACGGCATCCGGGAGGGCGTGGTCGCCTTCGACCGGAAGGGCCGGATCCGGCTGGTCAACGACGAGGCCGGACGGCTGCTCGGGCTCGACGCGGGCACCGCGGGCCGCGCCCTGGACGAGGTGCTGCCGCCGGGGCGCACCACGGACGTCCTGGCGGGACGGGTGGACGGCAGCGATCTGCTGGCCGTCAGCGGCGGGCGGGTGCTGGTCGCCAACCGCGTGCCGACCCGCGACGGCGGGGCCGTGGTGACCCTGCGCGACCGCACCGAACTGGAGCTGCTGGGCCGGGAACTGGACAGCACCCAGGGCCTGCTGGACGCGCTGCGGGCCCAGGACCACGAGCACGCCAACCAGTTGCACACGCTCCGCGGACTGCTCGAACTGGGGCGGTACGACACGGCGGTGGAGTTCGTCGCGGAGGTCGCCAGCGAGCACCGGGCGTCCGCGGAGCAGATCGCCGAGCGGGTGCACGACCCGTTGCTGTCCGCGCTGCTGGTCGGCAAGGCGGCGATCGCCGCCGAGCGCGGTGTGGCGCTGCGGATCTCCCCGGCGACGCTGCTGCCCGACGCGGTGGTCGACCCGCGCGACCTGGTGACCGTCCTGGGCAATCTGATCGACAACGCGCTGGACGCCACCGCGGAGCGCCGCTGCGCCGAGCCCTTCATCGAGGTGGAGCTGCGCCCCGAAGGCACCACCGCGGTCCTGCGGGTCAGCGACACCGGGCCCGGGGTGCCGCCCGACAGGCGCGAGCGGATCTTCGCCGAGGGCTGGTCCACGAAGAGCGCCACCGTCTCCTCCCGGGGCCGGGGCATCGGCCTCGCCCTGGTGCGCCGACTGTCCGAGCGCTACGGCGGGATGGCCCGGGTGACCGCCCGCGCGGGCGGCGGGGCGGTCTTCACCGTCGTGCTGCCCGAAGCGCTCGCGCCCGAGCGGCTCACCCGGGAGCACGCCCCCTCCCCTGCCGCCTCCCGTCAGCTCACCGCCACAGGAGAGTCACCATGA